A genomic segment from Rubrobacter tropicus encodes:
- a CDS encoding efflux RND transporter permease subunit translates to MQAIVRWCLKNKSVVFLAAVILVAAGSYATTRLNQELLPDIEFPLITVSTPVPGAGPDLVDEQVTQPLQDSVEGIEGIESVQATSSPGFSVLVVEFGLDVDTEQAEDEINDAINGVSLPEQAVAPEVNRQSASQFPILNVSLSAKDGDLARVTEYAEDEAIPLIEDVEGVASADLVGGSERQIEVDLKPAELEERGIPAEAIIGAIQGSNVNAPVGDVSVEGLATPVRTTSELSTVEDLRDLPVGAAGAPAAPTGAPSGAPTGAPAGASAPPSGASAPAAASAAASAAPTAEAPEPVLLSDVAEVSESSSDISGISRTNGEPSLGLNVVKEPEANTVEVAEGVTRALGQVREDLGEDEVIVVFNSAEDVEESVNGLVEKALIGGLLAVGIIFLFLRSLRATLVTAVSLPTSILAALLFSWADNLTLNIITLAGLTIAVGRVVDDAIVVLENSYRYVQEGYSPEEAALKGTTEVASAITSSTLTTTAVFLPLGLVGGIVSKFFLPLSLTVAFALIASLIVSITVIPVLTSVFIKRQAKRGAIPEARTEQDDREIDPEDYDDGYLDYESRRSRRTNGRGPGALRLLVFSSLVIGALFAGAVVAAGAGLLNGLSFVPDGLVDGLGGIADGVRNVVGGIDTGSPVFLVVAGAVAALVVVGLALLAARAARRSARRGEDSDGLLVNLYAPLLLWSLRHRLAVLLLALLAFVGGLAAIPFLAVSFFPPSEERLLQATVELPAGTAIGETSDELRPFEDFMNEDRGVESYQLSIGGEDNFNPDSPLRTGNQAQAFVVVGENANVQRTLSRLADEGRDLYGEGFQVQVLQQGPPTGGIEVTITGGSEDELRQASETVVDEIEKNDDITNVQSDLSEVSPEIEVSVNAADAAEAGLSPGAVSTSLGTLLGGTGSQVTLGDEPVAIGLPEGSVDSIEEVRGLPLGSGQTVGDVAEVREVQAPSAISRDDGDRAVTVTGTITSEDTSSVSNEVNAALPTLDLPDGVTASVGGESEDIEESFRNLLLSILVALVLVYLILVVFFGSLVTPLIILLAVPLTTAGAFGALLITGTALSLPALLGVLLLIGIVVSNAILLVDFAQNARDHHDTVDAAIFEAGRARLRPILMTALATIFALIPLAFGFGGGGSALISSSLAIPVIGGLITSTFLTLLVVPVGYSLVRGGLRRKKG, encoded by the coding sequence GTGCAGGCGATAGTCCGCTGGTGCCTGAAAAACAAGTCCGTCGTCTTCCTGGCGGCCGTGATCCTCGTTGCGGCCGGCTCCTACGCGACGACGCGGCTCAACCAGGAGCTTTTGCCCGACATCGAGTTCCCGCTCATCACCGTCTCCACACCCGTGCCGGGTGCCGGGCCGGACCTGGTGGACGAGCAGGTCACGCAGCCGTTGCAGGACTCTGTCGAGGGGATCGAGGGCATAGAGAGCGTCCAGGCCACCAGCTCGCCCGGCTTCTCCGTGCTCGTCGTCGAGTTCGGGCTCGACGTGGACACCGAGCAGGCCGAAGACGAGATCAACGACGCCATAAACGGCGTCTCCCTCCCCGAACAGGCGGTAGCCCCCGAGGTGAACCGCCAATCCGCCTCGCAGTTCCCGATCCTCAACGTCTCCCTCTCGGCCAAAGACGGCGACCTCGCCCGCGTTACCGAGTACGCCGAGGACGAGGCCATACCGCTCATAGAAGACGTCGAGGGCGTGGCGAGCGCCGACCTCGTCGGGGGCTCGGAGCGCCAGATCGAGGTAGACCTCAAGCCCGCCGAGCTCGAAGAGCGCGGGATACCCGCCGAGGCGATTATCGGGGCCATCCAGGGCTCCAACGTGAACGCCCCCGTCGGCGACGTGAGCGTGGAGGGCCTCGCAACCCCCGTCCGAACCACGAGCGAGCTGTCCACGGTCGAGGATCTGCGCGACCTGCCCGTGGGAGCCGCCGGAGCCCCGGCGGCTCCCACGGGTGCCCCGTCTGGTGCGCCAACCGGAGCGCCGGCCGGGGCGTCGGCGCCCCCGTCCGGCGCGTCCGCGCCGGCGGCTGCTTCGGCGGCGGCGAGCGCGGCTCCCACGGCGGAGGCGCCCGAGCCCGTCTTGCTCTCGGACGTGGCGGAGGTCAGCGAGTCGAGTTCGGACATCTCCGGGATCTCCCGGACCAACGGCGAGCCGAGCCTCGGGTTGAACGTGGTCAAGGAACCGGAGGCGAACACCGTCGAGGTCGCCGAGGGCGTCACGCGGGCGCTCGGGCAGGTGCGCGAGGACCTCGGGGAGGACGAGGTTATCGTCGTCTTCAACTCGGCCGAGGACGTCGAGGAGTCGGTAAACGGGCTGGTCGAGAAGGCGCTCATCGGCGGGTTGCTGGCCGTCGGGATCATCTTCCTCTTCCTGCGCTCCTTGCGGGCCACGCTCGTAACGGCGGTGAGCCTGCCGACCTCCATCCTGGCGGCGCTTCTCTTCTCCTGGGCCGACAACCTGACGCTGAACATCATCACCCTCGCGGGCCTGACGATAGCCGTCGGGCGCGTGGTGGACGACGCTATAGTGGTCCTCGAGAACTCCTACCGCTACGTCCAGGAGGGCTACAGCCCGGAGGAGGCGGCCCTCAAGGGCACGACGGAGGTGGCGAGCGCCATCACCTCCTCCACGCTGACCACCACCGCCGTCTTCCTGCCGCTCGGGCTCGTCGGCGGCATCGTCAGCAAGTTCTTCCTGCCGCTCTCGCTTACCGTGGCCTTCGCCCTCATAGCCTCCCTCATCGTCTCGATAACGGTAATCCCGGTTTTGACGAGCGTCTTTATCAAGCGCCAGGCGAAGCGGGGGGCGATCCCGGAGGCGCGGACGGAACAGGACGACCGCGAAATAGACCCGGAAGATTACGACGACGGGTACCTGGACTACGAGAGCCGCCGCTCGCGCCGGACCAACGGGCGCGGACCCGGCGCGCTGCGTTTGCTGGTCTTCTCGTCGCTGGTGATCGGCGCGCTCTTCGCCGGGGCCGTGGTCGCGGCGGGTGCCGGGTTGCTGAACGGGCTCTCCTTCGTCCCGGACGGCCTCGTCGATGGTCTCGGCGGCATCGCCGATGGCGTGCGAAACGTAGTTGGCGGGATAGACACGGGTTCGCCCGTCTTCCTGGTGGTCGCCGGGGCCGTGGCAGCGCTGGTGGTCGTGGGGCTGGCGCTTCTCGCGGCGCGGGCGGCGCGGCGTTCCGCCCGCCGCGGCGAGGACTCGGACGGTTTGCTCGTGAACCTCTACGCTCCGTTGCTGCTCTGGAGCCTCAGGCACAGGCTGGCGGTCTTGCTTCTGGCGCTGCTGGCTTTCGTCGGGGGGCTCGCGGCGATACCGTTCCTCGCGGTCAGCTTCTTTCCGCCGAGCGAGGAGCGCCTGCTTCAGGCGACCGTCGAGTTGCCGGCTGGGACCGCCATCGGCGAGACCAGCGATGAGCTGCGGCCTTTCGAAGATTTCATGAACGAGGACCGCGGCGTGGAGAGCTACCAGCTCTCCATCGGTGGGGAGGACAACTTCAACCCGGACTCTCCTTTACGCACGGGGAACCAGGCCCAGGCCTTCGTCGTGGTCGGGGAGAACGCGAACGTGCAGCGGACGCTCTCGCGGCTGGCCGATGAGGGGCGCGACCTCTACGGCGAGGGTTTCCAGGTCCAGGTATTGCAGCAGGGGCCGCCGACCGGGGGGATCGAGGTCACCATAACCGGCGGCAGCGAGGACGAGCTCAGGCAGGCCTCAGAGACCGTGGTCGACGAGATCGAGAAGAACGACGACATAACAAACGTCCAGAGCGACCTCTCCGAGGTCAGCCCGGAGATAGAGGTCTCCGTCAACGCCGCCGACGCCGCGGAGGCCGGCCTCTCCCCCGGCGCCGTCTCGACCTCGCTCGGGACCCTGCTCGGCGGCACCGGCTCCCAGGTTACGCTCGGAGACGAGCCCGTGGCCATCGGCCTGCCCGAGGGCTCGGTCGATTCCATAGAGGAAGTCCGCGGGCTTCCCCTGGGTTCGGGCCAGACCGTGGGGGACGTGGCCGAGGTCAGGGAGGTCCAGGCGCCGTCGGCCATCAGCCGCGACGACGGGGACCGGGCCGTGACCGTGACGGGCACCATCACCTCCGAGGACACGAGTTCCGTCTCGAATGAGGTGAACGCAGCCCTGCCGACGCTGGACCTTCCCGACGGCGTTACGGCGAGCGTCGGGGGGGAGAGCGAGGACATCGAGGAGAGCTTCAGGAACCTGCTCCTCTCCATACTGGTGGCGCTCGTGCTGGTGTACCTGATCCTGGTGGTCTTCTTCGGCTCCCTCGTCACGCCGCTTATCATCCTGCTCGCCGTCCCGCTCACGACGGCCGGCGCCTTCGGGGCCCTGCTCATCACCGGGACGGCCCTGAGCCTGCCGGCCCTCCTCGGCGTCTTGCTGCTGATAGGTATTGTCGTCTCGAACGCGATCTTGCTGGTCGACTTCGCCCAGAACGCCCGCGACCATCACGACACCGTGGACGCCGCCATCTTCGAGGCCGGGCGCGCCAGGTTGCGCCCCATCCTGATGACCGCCCTCGCCACCATTTTCGCCCTCATCCCGCTCGCCTTCGGGTTCGGCGGCGGGGGGAGCGCGCTCATCTCCAGCAGCCTCGCCATACCCGTGATAGGCGGCCTCATCACCTCGACGTTCCTGACGCTTCTCGTCGTCCCCGTCGGCTACTCGCTCGTCAGGGGCGGCCTCAGGCGAAAGAAGGGCTGA
- a CDS encoding thioredoxin domain-containing protein has protein sequence MEARLESGELAPDFDLVAAGSGRRVGLRDQAGRKVVLIFHLQGTAPTAREINHAVRNRFPDPEDVLVASVIDLSIVPPAYWITVGLVLGNAYDQATRELPPDVEPADYLVFLPDWGGRVSRRYGARDTGRAAAITVIDGDSNITLSYQGEGPVEAVLGALESG, from the coding sequence TTGGAAGCGAGGCTAGAGAGCGGGGAGCTGGCGCCGGATTTCGACCTCGTCGCCGCGGGTTCCGGGCGGCGGGTTGGCCTGCGGGATCAGGCCGGACGCAAGGTCGTGCTCATCTTCCATTTGCAGGGCACGGCGCCGACGGCGCGTGAGATCAACCACGCCGTCCGCAACCGCTTCCCCGACCCCGAGGACGTCCTGGTCGCCAGCGTCATAGACCTCTCCATCGTCCCCCCGGCCTACTGGATAACCGTCGGCCTGGTCCTCGGCAACGCCTACGACCAGGCGACGCGCGAACTACCCCCGGACGTGGAACCCGCCGACTACCTGGTCTTCTTGCCCGACTGGGGAGGACGGGTGAGCCGGCGGTACGGCGCCCGCGACACGGGCCGCGCCGCGGCCATAACCGTAATCGACGGGGACTCGAACATAACCCTCTCGTACCAGGGGGAGGGCCCCGTCGAGGCGGTGCTCGGTGCCCTCGAAAGCGGTTAA
- a CDS encoding serine hydrolase domain-containing protein translates to MVFLSALVPFFGCGNDARDAPRFSDDVVRQLDDAVADQMRFNDLPGAVVGVWVPGEGRYVVAKGKANLETGEVRNVDDPFRIGSITKTFVATAVLRLVDEDEISKSDKLSRWYPDFPNADRITIDDLLSMRSGIAEASDIDILWDAYKEDRLAGISTGEVIERSMGRSARFGRPPDQRTEYTNVNYILLGEIVERVSGEDLGTHITRNVLEPLGMKNTIYPVEDDLPGSLHGYHRDIARVKLVDTTTINPAPIAGAGAMISDVSDLKIWARALCTGKLLEPETHGARLQTRPVRGWPGHIEYGEGIVNAGGFCGHGGDLFGFNSQMLYLPQRDAVLVINVNRTDPYDEPAAEAITRDIIRILFPKYAANGW, encoded by the coding sequence GTGGTCTTTCTATCGGCCCTCGTGCCGTTCTTCGGTTGCGGGAACGATGCCCGGGACGCTCCCCGTTTCTCCGACGACGTCGTCCGGCAGTTGGACGATGCCGTCGCGGACCAGATGCGGTTCAACGACCTGCCCGGGGCCGTGGTCGGCGTGTGGGTGCCCGGCGAAGGCCGGTACGTTGTCGCCAAAGGCAAGGCCAACCTCGAGACGGGAGAGGTACGGAACGTGGACGACCCGTTCCGTATCGGCAGCATCACGAAGACGTTCGTGGCCACCGCCGTACTGCGGCTCGTCGACGAGGACGAAATCAGCAAATCCGACAAATTGTCCCGATGGTACCCGGACTTTCCGAACGCCGATCGGATCACCATAGACGACCTCCTCAGCATGCGCAGCGGGATCGCGGAAGCGTCGGACATCGACATCTTGTGGGACGCCTACAAGGAGGACCGTCTCGCCGGCATCTCCACCGGGGAGGTGATAGAACGCTCGATGGGCAGGTCGGCCCGGTTCGGCCGCCCTCCAGATCAGAGGACCGAGTACACGAACGTCAACTACATCCTTCTCGGAGAGATCGTCGAGAGGGTCAGCGGTGAGGACCTCGGCACCCACATCACCCGAAACGTCCTCGAGCCGTTGGGCATGAAGAACACCATCTACCCCGTCGAGGACGACCTGCCGGGCAGCCTGCACGGTTACCACCGGGACATCGCCCGCGTGAAGCTGGTGGACACGACGACCATAAACCCCGCGCCGATAGCGGGGGCAGGCGCGATGATCTCGGACGTCTCGGACCTGAAGATCTGGGCCAGGGCCTTGTGTACCGGGAAGCTGCTCGAACCCGAAACGCACGGGGCGCGCCTCCAGACACGGCCCGTACGGGGGTGGCCGGGTCACATCGAGTACGGAGAAGGCATCGTGAACGCGGGCGGTTTCTGTGGGCACGGTGGCGACCTTTTCGGCTTCAACAGCCAGATGCTCTACCTGCCCCAGAGGGACGCCGTCCTGGTGATCAACGTCAACAGAACCGACCCGTACGATGAACCCGCCGCCGAAGCCATCACCCGGGACATCATTAGAATCCTCTTTCCCAAGTACGCCGCGAACGGTTGGTAG
- a CDS encoding M14 family metallopeptidase — translation MKTTFDRYLRHEELTRTLHALAEEHPALCRVEPVGRSVEGREIWLAELTNGETGPASEKPAFWVDGNTHAGEVTGSMAALYLIENLLEGYGKDPLVTRLLDEQTFYVLPRISPDGAEHYLMTPHTLRSNPRPWPEPEPDPGLQPEDVDGDGNVLQMRVEDPNGEWRVSDGDERLMVPRAPDEAGGTYYRLYKEGFFKDFDGFERKIARPFHGLDMNRQYPYRWREDADQGGAGPYPLSEPESRSHVDALLARRNVFSIHSHHTFCGAILRPYSDRDDKEMPDHDLAVYKAIGDRGTELTGYPNISVYHDFRYEENKFITGAFDDWAFDYYGVFAFTIEFWSLPAAAGVEVKDFISFFRDPPEEASLKMLAWNDGELGGEGFSPWTPFDHPQLGRVEVGGWKTKFTHQNPPPAFLEAECEKLYRFALAHASTAPRLEAELRAERLSPGVRRLELRVENTGYLPTNVTRLAADKKLVKPVKAALSLPAGATLISGELEADLGHLAGRSALVGGGWKGPAFFQGLPSDYARRQVWVVRGEGAVGVEVRSEKAGTVRLEG, via the coding sequence ATGAAGACGACCTTCGACAGGTACCTGCGCCACGAAGAGCTGACGCGAACCCTGCACGCGCTCGCCGAAGAACATCCTGCCCTGTGCCGGGTCGAGCCCGTAGGGAGGAGCGTGGAGGGGCGTGAGATCTGGCTGGCGGAGCTTACCAACGGCGAGACCGGACCCGCCTCGGAGAAACCGGCGTTTTGGGTGGACGGCAACACCCACGCCGGCGAGGTAACAGGCTCGATGGCCGCGCTGTACCTGATCGAAAACCTCCTTGAGGGATACGGCAAAGACCCCCTCGTCACCCGCCTCCTGGATGAGCAAACCTTCTACGTCCTCCCCCGCATCTCCCCCGACGGCGCCGAGCACTACCTGATGACGCCCCACACCCTTCGCTCCAACCCCCGCCCCTGGCCCGAGCCGGAGCCCGACCCGGGCCTCCAGCCCGAGGACGTCGACGGCGACGGCAACGTCCTCCAGATGCGCGTCGAGGACCCAAACGGCGAGTGGCGCGTCTCGGACGGGGACGAACGGCTGATGGTGCCGCGCGCCCCGGACGAGGCGGGCGGCACCTACTACCGCCTCTACAAAGAGGGCTTCTTCAAGGACTTCGACGGCTTCGAGAGGAAGATAGCGCGTCCCTTCCACGGCCTGGACATGAACCGCCAGTACCCCTACCGCTGGCGGGAGGACGCCGACCAGGGCGGCGCCGGCCCGTATCCCCTCTCGGAGCCGGAGTCCAGGTCGCACGTGGACGCCCTGCTGGCCCGCCGGAACGTCTTCTCGATCCACAGCCACCACACCTTCTGCGGCGCGATCTTGCGCCCCTACTCCGACCGGGACGACAAGGAGATGCCGGACCACGACCTCGCCGTCTACAAGGCCATCGGCGACCGCGGAACCGAGCTGACCGGCTACCCGAACATCTCCGTCTACCACGACTTCCGCTACGAGGAGAACAAGTTCATAACCGGCGCCTTCGACGACTGGGCCTTCGACTACTACGGCGTCTTCGCCTTCACCATAGAGTTCTGGTCCCTGCCCGCGGCCGCCGGCGTCGAGGTAAAAGACTTCATCTCCTTTTTCCGCGACCCGCCGGAGGAAGCCTCCCTCAAGATGCTCGCCTGGAACGACGGGGAGTTGGGCGGCGAAGGCTTCTCCCCCTGGACACCCTTCGACCACCCGCAGCTAGGGCGCGTCGAGGTCGGCGGCTGGAAGACCAAGTTCACCCACCAGAACCCGCCCCCGGCGTTTCTCGAAGCCGAATGCGAAAAACTGTACCGCTTCGCCCTCGCCCACGCCTCGACAGCCCCCCGCCTCGAAGCGGAGCTACGAGCCGAACGTCTCTCCCCCGGCGTGCGACGCCTGGAGTTGCGGGTCGAGAACACGGGCTACCTGCCGACCAACGTCACCCGCCTCGCCGCCGACAAGAAACTCGTCAAGCCGGTAAAGGCCGCCTTGAGCCTGCCAGCAGGCGCGACCCTCATCTCCGGCGAGCTCGAGGCGGACCTGGGCCACCTCGCCGGGCGCTCGGCGCTCGTGGGCGGCGGGTGGAAAGGACCGGCGTTCTTCCAGGGCCTGCCATCGGACTACGCCAGGCGCCAGGTCTGGGTCGTCCGGGGCGAAGGTGCGGTCGGGGTGGAGGTCCGCAGCGAGAAGGCCGGAACGGTGAGGCTGGAAGGGTAA
- a CDS encoding protein kinase domain-containing protein yields MPFLEGIGGFIILLYYRLGTVRGGRALETSVGTVLSGRYRVKSTLGSGGMAVVYKAQDAILGRSVALKTLHRHYAETPSFQARFRQEARAMASLDHENIVKVYDISQDGEVPFIVVECVAGRDLGRLLGGQGGGRLSEAFVRRMAEQLLRALSYAHRRGIIHRDIKPSNILLTPEGTVKVADFGIARIVEEDDLAGGEPGEIVGSARYMSPEQLRGDEAKPESDIYSVGVLLYHCLTGRPPFSGDVKSLARQHMREQPTPPRRLNKKISPGMEAVILKALAKDPRDRYPSACAMLDDIEVGPLPVASRATETAKSSPRRRRGGLVLASVLALLLLLGGAAALASGYVGLPQDGVQSALDRINPVETDTAAAPTPPESSQETAAEPQNPDGAREDPTNTESAPQPAAPGAETASRREQQEPRRSLVPVPDVTAYYDYYAADTLAASGLDVVYVRDYREGFAARGVTWATEPAAGTLVPEGSTVTVYATPEDLPQPVF; encoded by the coding sequence ATGCCGTTTCTGGAGGGCATCGGGGGCTTTATAATTTTGTTGTATTACAGGCTGGGTACGGTCAGAGGTGGTAGGGCGCTGGAGACCTCGGTTGGAACCGTCCTCTCGGGACGGTACAGGGTAAAGAGCACGCTCGGCTCGGGCGGGATGGCGGTCGTCTACAAGGCCCAGGACGCCATTCTCGGACGTTCCGTCGCGCTCAAGACGCTCCACCGCCACTACGCCGAGACGCCTTCTTTCCAGGCTCGCTTCAGGCAGGAGGCGCGGGCGATGGCCTCCCTGGACCACGAGAACATAGTCAAGGTCTACGACATCTCGCAGGATGGCGAGGTGCCGTTCATAGTCGTCGAGTGCGTGGCGGGGAGGGACCTCGGCAGGCTCCTCGGCGGGCAGGGCGGGGGGCGGCTGAGCGAGGCGTTCGTCAGGCGGATGGCAGAGCAACTCTTGCGGGCGCTTTCGTACGCGCACAGGCGCGGGATCATCCACAGGGACATAAAGCCATCGAACATCCTCCTCACCCCCGAGGGCACCGTCAAGGTGGCCGACTTCGGGATAGCGCGCATCGTCGAGGAGGACGACCTGGCCGGCGGCGAGCCGGGGGAGATAGTCGGCAGCGCCCGCTACATGTCGCCGGAGCAGCTCAGGGGCGACGAGGCGAAGCCGGAGAGCGACATCTACTCGGTCGGGGTTCTGCTCTACCACTGCCTCACCGGAAGGCCGCCCTTCTCGGGCGACGTCAAGAGCCTGGCCCGCCAGCACATGCGCGAGCAGCCGACCCCGCCCCGCCGGCTGAACAAGAAGATCTCACCGGGCATGGAGGCCGTGATCCTGAAGGCCCTGGCCAAGGACCCGAGGGACCGCTACCCTTCCGCCTGCGCGATGCTCGACGACATAGAGGTCGGGCCGCTCCCCGTCGCCTCCCGCGCGACCGAGACGGCCAAGTCATCGCCCCGCAGGCGGCGCGGCGGGCTCGTCCTCGCCTCGGTCCTCGCCCTCCTGCTCCTGCTCGGCGGCGCCGCCGCCCTTGCCTCGGGCTACGTGGGCCTGCCGCAGGACGGCGTGCAGAGCGCCCTGGACCGCATAAACCCCGTCGAGACCGACACGGCCGCGGCGCCCACGCCGCCGGAATCCTCCCAGGAGACGGCCGCGGAACCGCAGAACCCCGACGGGGCGCGGGAAGACCCCACCAACACCGAGAGCGCCCCGCAGCCGGCCGCCCCTGGCGCGGAGACGGCGTCCCGCCGGGAGCAGCAGGAGCCCCGCAGGTCGCTCGTCCCGGTCCCCGACGTTACGGCCTACTACGACTACTACGCGGCCGACACCCTGGCGGCGAGCGGCCTCGACGTCGTGTATGTCAGGGACTACCGGGAGGGCTTCGCCGCCCGCGGCGTCACCTGGGCCACCGAACCAGCCGCCGGCACGCTCGTCCCCGAAGGCTCGACCGTCACGGTCTACGCCACGCCCGAGGACCTGCCGCAGCCGGTTTTTTAG
- a CDS encoding cupredoxin domain-containing protein: MELQSKEEIRNEILQLWLRSAWVYPFEAPDGKSYLRLTPGGRLKVRRRIRDLENALGVEGEELAKQEEAGTLPVEREKLELAMMVQAYDSERRFIRSQGGVLGTPAVTLGDAEEPEAES; encoded by the coding sequence ATGGAGCTACAAAGCAAAGAAGAGATACGTAACGAGATCCTGCAGCTCTGGCTTCGCAGCGCCTGGGTCTACCCGTTCGAGGCGCCGGACGGGAAGAGCTACCTGCGCCTGACCCCCGGCGGGCGGCTGAAGGTCAGGCGCAGGATCCGCGACCTCGAAAACGCTCTGGGCGTCGAGGGCGAAGAGTTGGCGAAACAGGAGGAGGCGGGCACCCTTCCCGTCGAGCGCGAGAAGCTGGAGCTGGCGATGATGGTCCAGGCTTACGACTCCGAGCGCCGGTTCATCCGCAGCCAGGGCGGCGTCCTCGGAACCCCCGCCGTGACCCTCGGAGACGCCGAAGAACCAGAAGCTGAAAGCTGA
- a CDS encoding peptidoglycan binding domain-containing protein, translating into MSLINRKKRDRRTGGDGYGNYGPAYGSTGSRRSRRRGFAGPIIIICALVAVLVAADFWMNSGKVHRGVEVGNVSLGGMEPAEAREVVRERAMGPLQDIELSGPDRFSRSAEELGVNFHIDSTVDKAYAVGRDGNVLERLSERLRAAFPGITIDPNISYRSDNVQTEVEEIASQVNAQPQDATVKVVGSEVEVAQSQEGYRLNVEDTMTSVDGAIDGMTGEAKIKGDVLGPDITTAEAETAAEKARGAVSEQLVFEHEDQNWTVSPADIGSSLDVAPNDGKISVSLNRDRMSDRLAPVYSDLAVKPKNASYDFDDNGDVIVLPSREGRTIEWENLLDSVENNIFEGKREYQVNTTVDKPKYTTAGLEAKKPTELLGSYKTDYMATSDQGAERAENLEIAANEVNGTFVAPGETFSMVEHVQDARYNAAHVIVESGTQTAEGGGLCQVTSTLYNAVLYAGLPVTKREPHDSVLPYIRPGMDATIWYGDTTTTADDTDMQFKNNTDGYVLIEEYVSGDGYMYANVYGVPNNIEVEMSSKPVWENADGAEWVTYYTRYKNGEVEYEDSWNSLYSALYDEKGKKIPADQVPTAEVDGSYLGPNIAAE; encoded by the coding sequence TTGAGCCTCATAAATCGGAAGAAGAGAGACAGGCGAACCGGCGGAGACGGGTACGGCAACTACGGTCCCGCTTACGGCAGCACGGGCAGCCGCCGCTCCCGGCGCCGCGGCTTCGCCGGCCCGATCATCATAATCTGCGCCCTCGTCGCCGTGCTGGTGGCCGCCGACTTCTGGATGAACTCGGGCAAGGTCCACCGCGGGGTCGAGGTCGGCAACGTCTCTTTGGGCGGCATGGAGCCCGCCGAGGCGCGGGAAGTGGTGAGGGAGCGGGCGATGGGCCCGCTGCAGGACATCGAGCTCAGCGGCCCCGACCGGTTCTCCCGGTCCGCCGAAGAGCTCGGCGTGAACTTCCACATCGACTCCACCGTCGACAAAGCCTACGCCGTGGGCCGCGACGGAAACGTCCTCGAACGCCTCTCCGAGCGGCTGCGCGCCGCATTCCCCGGCATCACCATAGACCCGAACATAAGCTACCGCTCCGACAACGTGCAAACCGAGGTCGAGGAGATAGCCTCCCAGGTCAACGCCCAGCCGCAGGACGCCACGGTCAAGGTCGTGGGCTCAGAGGTCGAGGTCGCCCAGTCCCAGGAGGGCTACAGGCTAAACGTCGAGGACACCATGACGAGCGTGGACGGGGCGATCGACGGCATGACCGGCGAGGCGAAGATAAAGGGTGACGTGCTCGGGCCCGACATCACCACCGCCGAGGCCGAGACGGCCGCGGAGAAGGCCCGCGGCGCCGTCTCCGAGCAGCTGGTCTTCGAGCACGAGGACCAGAACTGGACCGTCTCCCCGGCCGACATCGGCTCGAGCCTCGACGTCGCGCCGAACGACGGCAAGATCTCCGTAAGCCTCAACCGCGATCGCATGAGCGACCGCCTGGCCCCCGTCTACTCCGACCTCGCCGTAAAGCCAAAGAACGCCTCCTACGACTTCGACGACAACGGGGACGTGATAGTCCTACCCAGCCGTGAGGGCCGGACGATCGAGTGGGAGAACCTGCTCGACTCGGTCGAGAACAACATCTTCGAGGGCAAGCGCGAGTACCAGGTGAACACCACCGTGGACAAGCCCAAGTACACGACCGCGGGCCTAGAAGCCAAGAAGCCGACCGAGCTTCTCGGCTCCTACAAGACCGACTACATGGCGACCTCAGACCAGGGCGCCGAGCGGGCGGAGAACCTGGAAATCGCCGCTAATGAGGTCAACGGCACCTTCGTCGCCCCCGGCGAGACCTTCTCCATGGTCGAGCACGTCCAGGACGCCAGGTACAATGCCGCGCACGTTATCGTGGAGAGCGGGACGCAGACGGCCGAGGGCGGTGGCCTCTGCCAGGTTACCTCCACCCTCTACAACGCGGTCCTCTACGCCGGCCTGCCGGTGACGAAGCGCGAGCCCCACGACTCGGTCCTGCCCTACATCCGGCCCGGGATGGACGCGACGATCTGGTACGGCGATACGACGACGACGGCCGACGACACGGACATGCAGTTCAAGAACAACACCGATGGTTACGTGCTCATCGAAGAGTACGTCTCAGGCGACGGCTACATGTACGCCAACGTCTACGGCGTCCCGAACAACATAGAGGTGGAGATGTCGTCCAAGCCGGTCTGGGAAAACGCGGACGGCGCCGAGTGGGTCACGTACTACACGAGGTACAAGAACGGTGAGGTTGAGTACGAGGATAGCTGGAACAGCTTGTACAGCGCTCTGTACGACGAGAAGGGCAAGAAGATACCGGCCGATCAGGTCCCGACCGCCGAAGTGGACGGTAGCTACCTGGGACCGAACATAGCGGCGGAATAG